The Apibacter raozihei genome contains a region encoding:
- a CDS encoding acyl-CoA dehydrogenase family protein, which produces METLNSINKAKGAAFITQSVHFEEIFIPEDFSEEQKMMRDTVKDFIDKEVIPINERFEKKDYALTEEIMRKIGELGLLSIAVPEQYGGMGAGFVSTMLVCDYISAANGSLSTAFGAHTGIGTMPITLYGTEEQKMKYLPKLASGEWFGAYCLTEPDAGSDANSGKTKAILSEDKKYYKITGQKMWISNAGFAHLFIVFARIENDKNITAFILERDESNGLSFGEEEHKLGIRSSSTRQVFFNETKIPVENILGERNGGFKIAMNALNVGRIKLAAACIDSQRRIITHAIQYANERVQFKTPISAFGAIRKKIAERATSIYVCESGSYRAAKNIENKIEELIHSGASHSEAELKGVEEFAIECSILKVYASDEAQITADEGIQIYGGMGFSEDAPMEASWRDSRIGRIYEGTNEINGLVAIGMLIKRALKGQIDLINPALSISKELMSIPSFDIPDYSQTLSEEKEMLSKLKNVFLMISGSAIQKYKEEIEKQQHLLLNASQILIQIYMAESAVLRAEKIVTKFPTNAKIPLAMAQLNLFKAIEIIKSKATESIYSFSEGDEQRMLLLGLKRFTKYSNPPNVIALSEKIASHIIEKNEYTL; this is translated from the coding sequence ATGGAAACATTAAACTCAATTAATAAAGCTAAAGGAGCTGCATTTATCACTCAATCAGTTCATTTTGAAGAAATATTTATACCGGAAGATTTTTCAGAAGAACAAAAAATGATGAGAGATACAGTAAAAGATTTCATTGATAAAGAAGTCATACCTATAAATGAACGCTTCGAAAAAAAGGACTACGCACTAACAGAAGAAATAATGCGTAAAATAGGAGAATTAGGACTTCTGAGTATTGCCGTTCCTGAACAATACGGAGGAATGGGAGCTGGCTTTGTTTCTACGATGCTCGTTTGTGATTATATCTCAGCAGCTAATGGTTCATTAAGTACTGCCTTCGGAGCTCATACCGGAATAGGCACTATGCCTATAACTTTATATGGAACGGAGGAACAAAAAATGAAATATCTGCCTAAATTAGCTTCAGGAGAATGGTTTGGAGCTTACTGCCTGACAGAACCTGATGCCGGATCTGATGCTAATTCAGGGAAAACAAAAGCCATCCTGTCTGAAGATAAAAAATATTATAAAATTACGGGGCAAAAAATGTGGATATCCAATGCTGGATTTGCTCACTTATTTATTGTTTTTGCAAGAATTGAAAACGATAAAAATATAACCGCATTTATTTTAGAAAGAGATGAATCAAACGGACTTTCTTTCGGTGAAGAAGAACATAAACTCGGAATACGATCTTCATCAACCCGGCAGGTTTTTTTTAATGAAACAAAGATTCCTGTTGAAAATATATTAGGAGAAAGAAACGGAGGTTTTAAAATTGCAATGAATGCTCTTAACGTAGGTAGAATAAAATTAGCTGCTGCATGTATAGATTCGCAACGTAGAATAATTACGCATGCAATTCAATATGCTAACGAAAGAGTACAGTTTAAAACTCCTATTTCGGCTTTCGGGGCAATACGTAAAAAAATAGCTGAGCGAGCTACTTCCATTTATGTCTGTGAATCTGGTTCTTACAGAGCTGCTAAAAATATAGAAAATAAGATTGAAGAACTGATACACTCAGGAGCTTCTCACAGTGAAGCAGAGCTTAAAGGAGTTGAAGAATTTGCTATTGAGTGTTCTATTCTAAAAGTCTATGCATCTGATGAAGCTCAGATAACTGCAGATGAAGGTATTCAGATATATGGAGGAATGGGCTTTTCTGAAGATGCTCCCATGGAAGCCTCCTGGAGAGACTCCAGAATAGGAAGGATATATGAAGGTACTAATGAAATTAATGGTTTGGTTGCGATAGGAATGTTAATTAAAAGAGCATTGAAAGGTCAGATCGATTTAATTAACCCGGCACTTTCTATAAGTAAAGAATTAATGAGTATTCCTTCATTCGATATTCCTGATTATTCTCAAACCCTATCCGAAGAAAAAGAAATGCTTTCTAAACTGAAAAATGTTTTCCTCATGATTTCTGGTTCTGCTATTCAAAAATATAAAGAAGAAATAGAAAAACAACAGCATTTATTGCTCAATGCTTCCCAAATACTTATACAAATTTATATGGCTGAAAGTGCTGTTTTAAGAGCAGAAAAAATTGTAACTAAGTTTCCAACAAATGCAAAAATACCATTAGCAATGGCTCAACTAAATCTTTTCAAAGCTATTGAAATTATAAAATCTAAAGCAACAGAATCCATCTACTCATTTTCGGAAGGTGATGAACAAAGAATGCTATTATTAGGCTTGAAAAGATTTACTAAGTATAGCAATCCTCCCAATGTAATAGCGCTAAGTGAAAAAATAGCATCGCATATTATTGAAAAAAACGAATATACTTTATAA
- the pncA gene encoding bifunctional nicotinamidase/pyrazinamidase: MKALIIVDVQNDFIPGGNLAVTDGNHIIPIINKIQQNYELVVATQDWHPANHLSFSTMHEGKKNFEQIELDGLPQTLWPAHCVQGSMGAEFSKELNQNKIEAIFRKGMDKGIDSYSGFFDNGNKKSTGLSNYLQGKKVDEVYICGLAADFCVYFTAKDSIKLGFKTFIIDNATKPISYENYELIKREFISLGGEIVNSN; the protein is encoded by the coding sequence ATGAAAGCATTAATAATTGTAGATGTTCAAAACGATTTTATACCAGGAGGAAATTTAGCTGTTACGGATGGAAACCATATAATACCGATAATCAATAAAATTCAGCAAAACTATGAACTGGTTGTAGCGACTCAGGATTGGCATCCGGCAAATCATTTAAGTTTTAGTACAATGCATGAAGGCAAAAAAAACTTTGAACAGATTGAGCTGGACGGATTACCTCAAACACTCTGGCCTGCACATTGCGTACAGGGAAGTATGGGGGCAGAGTTTTCTAAAGAATTAAATCAAAATAAAATTGAAGCCATTTTCAGAAAAGGAATGGATAAAGGTATCGATAGCTATAGTGGATTTTTTGATAATGGAAATAAAAAATCTACAGGTTTATCAAATTATCTTCAAGGTAAAAAGGTTGATGAAGTTTACATTTGTGGATTAGCCGCAGATTTTTGTGTTTATTTTACAGCTAAGGACTCTATAAAACTTGGTTTCAAAACCTTTATTATTGATAATGCTACAAAGCCGATAAGTTATGAGAACTATGAATTGATAAAAAGAGAATTTATAAGTTTAGGTGGGGAAATTGTGAATTCAAATTAA
- a CDS encoding YrdB family protein, which yields MNYIFSINSVLRFMLELISITIFIWLGFSKFKFPFNICIGILLPAAFIFLWSAYISPGSPSRSGHFIRFIIELTIFISAFFLLSLKLSLNLGISYLIFAIANNILTHWGDIWFDKQ from the coding sequence ATGAATTATATATTTTCTATAAATTCTGTTTTAAGGTTTATGTTAGAATTAATTTCTATCACAATTTTCATCTGGCTGGGATTTAGTAAATTTAAATTTCCGTTTAATATATGTATTGGAATATTACTTCCTGCTGCATTTATTTTCCTATGGTCAGCATACATTTCGCCTGGCTCTCCTAGTCGATCCGGTCATTTTATACGATTTATAATTGAGCTTACAATTTTTATTTCAGCTTTTTTCCTTCTTAGCTTAAAGCTCTCCCTCAATTTAGGAATTAGTTATTTAATCTTCGCGATTGCAAATAATATTCTAACCCATTGGGGAGATATATGGTTCGATAAACAATAA
- the pncB gene encoding nicotinate phosphoribosyltransferase — protein sequence MIIKHFTDNDLYKFSVMHAIQRLYPWAYVRYDFINRGQNAFPEGFAERLKEEINEMTSLKLNKEEKHFIMKRCYFLDPFFIDFLEGYTYDPEEVHISQEGGKLNLYIEGFWYRTVLWEVPLMALISELYFEMIGTQPQDIEIKAKEKALGLKNLEADYSEFGTRRRYSFDVQDRVVKTLKENSGDYFKGTSNVYLAMKYDTIPIGTMPHEWFMYHGALFGYRSANIKALEAWVDVFQGSLGITLTDTYTSDSFFKSFNLKLAKLFDGVRCDSGNPLEFTDKTINFYQEHRIDPTSKTIVYSDSLNLNEVKKIKEYVNGRIHDTYGIGTYLSNDVGVKPLNMVIKLTHVKETPSDEYLNAVKLSDVLGKNTGDEKEINLSKLTLGLDD from the coding sequence ATGATAATTAAGCACTTCACGGACAATGATTTATATAAATTTTCAGTCATGCATGCCATTCAGAGGCTTTATCCCTGGGCATATGTAAGATATGATTTTATTAACCGGGGTCAAAATGCTTTTCCTGAAGGTTTTGCTGAAAGATTAAAAGAAGAAATTAACGAAATGACTTCTTTAAAACTTAATAAAGAAGAAAAGCACTTCATTATGAAAAGATGTTATTTCCTGGATCCTTTTTTTATTGATTTTTTAGAAGGTTATACCTACGATCCGGAAGAAGTGCACATTTCTCAGGAAGGCGGAAAATTAAACTTATATATTGAAGGTTTTTGGTATAGAACCGTATTATGGGAAGTTCCTTTAATGGCTCTTATTTCTGAATTATATTTCGAGATGATAGGTACCCAACCTCAGGATATTGAAATAAAAGCTAAGGAAAAAGCTTTGGGACTTAAAAATCTTGAGGCTGATTATTCGGAATTTGGAACGCGAAGACGTTATTCATTTGATGTACAGGACAGAGTTGTTAAAACCTTAAAGGAAAACTCAGGTGACTATTTTAAAGGCACCAGTAATGTTTACCTGGCAATGAAATACGATACTATTCCCATCGGCACCATGCCTCATGAATGGTTTATGTATCATGGAGCACTTTTTGGATATCGCTCTGCTAATATAAAGGCATTAGAAGCCTGGGTAGATGTTTTTCAGGGAAGCTTGGGAATTACTCTGACTGATACGTATACTTCTGACTCTTTCTTCAAATCATTTAATTTAAAATTAGCAAAATTATTTGATGGTGTTCGTTGTGATAGTGGCAATCCTTTGGAATTTACCGATAAAACTATCAATTTCTATCAGGAACATAGAATAGATCCTACCTCAAAGACTATTGTTTATAGTGATTCTTTGAATTTGAACGAGGTAAAAAAAATAAAGGAATACGTTAATGGGCGAATTCATGATACCTACGGGATAGGCACTTATTTGTCTAATGACGTAGGCGTTAAACCTCTTAACATGGTAATTAAATTAACTCATGTGAAAGAAACTCCTTCTGATGAATATCTGAATGCGGTAAAGCTATCAGATGTATTGGGTAAAAATACCGGTGATGAAAAAGAAATTAATTTGAGTAAGCTGACTTTAGGCTTGGATGATTAA